TCTCGCTGCTCTGCGGTTCTTCGCCGCAGTTGGCCGAAGCGCTGGCGCTTGGCTCGATCGACCTCGCGGTGATTGAGGAGCCGGTCGGCCCGACAGCCGGCGAATGCCTGAGTGTGGAGCGATTGGTCTGGGTTGGCGCGAAAGCCGGTGCCGCCCATCTGAAGCGGCCACTGCCGGTATCGATGGTGGTTGATACCTGTGCCTTCCGACCGGTGGTGGTGGCAGCCCTGCAGCAGAACGATCTGATGTGGCGCACCGTATTCGAAAACGGCAACATCGAAGCGACCACCGCGACAGTACGCACCGATCTCGCCATTACCGCCTGGCTGGCTTCCACCGTGCCGGTGGATCTCGATATCTTGAGCGGCGATTGCGGCTTGCCTGAGCTGCCGAATTTTGCGATCAACCTACATTTGTCGCGACACGCGGCCAGTCCGGCGACGCTGGAGCTGGCGCGCCATATCCGCGATCATCTGACCCGGCGGCGTCAGGTGGCTTGAGTCTGGACGATGCGTTCCAAATGCACACGAGCTCTCGGCCAGTGATGGCGAAGAGCTCGTTGATAAAGGCTGAAGCTGCCGGCCTCTACATCTCTGATTGTCGGTTCTCAGTCTTGGTCATGCGACGCGATGCAAATCAGCAGTTGCCTTTCTTGGCCTGTCCCGGAGGGCAATGGTAGCGATCGCCGTCGTCGTGTCGATCGTCATGGCGGTCATCGCGTCGGTCGTCGCGCCGGTTGTCGTATCGGCCATGATCGTCGCCCTGGCGCCAGCCGCCGCGTCGCAATTCCCAGCCGTTAGGCCCTTGTCGCCATTCAGGGCGATCGTACAGATAGCCGCTGCGTGCGCGTTCCCAGTGCCCGCCAGCCCAGACATGGCGACGCCCATCCCAGTTCCAGTATCCGGGCGCCCACACGTAGCCGACGCGTGGCGGCGGCACGACTTCGTAGCGTGGCGGAGGCGGCGGGGTGCCAATAGTAATATTGACACCGATTTGCGCCATGGCCTGGCTTGGCATAAAGGCGGCAGCACTGACTGCAATCAGCGCGGCTGCGCATAGAATACGTTTCATATTTATCTCCCGCAGTTGTTTGGTGTCCTGAACTATATCTTCTATTGTTTTGAATTCTATCGATGATGCAATAAATTACATTTTAGCGCGGTCTATTACATGCGTTAAAAAGTGTTAAGTGTTGGGCGAACGATTCCGGAATCCCGGGAGATCCCGCATGAAGCCGATCAAGAATGCCAATGTCGCCAAGATTTTTGATGGCTACCCGCCACGCGTGCGACGTAAGCTGCTTGTCCTGCGCCAACTGATTCTGGATACTGCTGCCGGTACTGCTGGCGTTGGCGAAATAGAGGAAATCCTCAAGTGGGGTGAGCCTGCCTATCTCACCACTAAAAGCAAAAGCGGGAGTACGATCAGGGTCGGCTGGAAAAAGAGCAATCCTTCGCAGTATGCGATGTATTTCAATTGCCAGACCAGTCTGATTGAAACGTTCCGAACGCTTTTCCCTGACGATTTCCGGTTCGTCGGCAATCGCAGCATTGTCTTTGAAGAAGGTGATGTGCTGCCTGTCGGTGCATTGGAGTTTTGTATTGCCGCTGCGCTGACCTATCATCTGGACAAGATGAAAAAGGGCCACGGCAGTTCGTGGACGGGAAATTCGGTTGTCGAATACGAACGCCAGGCATCTTCCATTTCTAAAGGCAAGCGATGAACACAGTAACGACACAGGCTGACACCGAGCTCGATCTGACACGCAAGGAAATATTGCGCGTGTTTGACGCGCAGCACGCTACGGCCCTGCGCTTGCGGCAATCGACCAAGGCCGAGCGGCTGCAGAAGATCCGTAAACTGAAGGCCGCCTTGCTGGCGCACCGGGATGCCGTGATCGCCGCTGGACAGGCAGATTTCGGCAAGCCGGCTGCCGAGGTTGAACTGACCGAAATCCTGCCGGTGATTGCCGAGGCCAACGACGCCATCCGCAAGCTGGGCCGCTGGATGAAGCCGAAGAAAGTCTGGCCTTCGCGCATGATGATCGGTACCTCGGGTTATACGCAGTACGAACCGAAGGGGCGGGTGCTGATCGTGGCGCCCTGGAATTATCCGGTCAATCTGAGCCTCGGACCGCTGGTATCGGCGCTAGCCGCCGGCAATACCGCAATCATCAAGCCGTCGGAAATGACGCCACATGCGTCGGCAGTGATTGGCCAGATCATTCGTGAAGTATTCAGCGAGGATGAAGTGGCGATGTTCGAGGGCGATGCGCCTGTCGCGCAAGCGCTGCTTGATCTGCCGTTCGACCATATTTTCTTCACCGGTTCTCCGGTGGTCGGCAAGATCGTGATGGCGGCAGCGGCCAAGCATCTGACCAGCGTTACGTTGGAGCTTGGCGGCAAATCGCCGACGATTGTCGATGAGACGGCGGACCTGAAAGCAGCGGCGCAAAATATCCTCTGGGCCAAGTACACCAACAATGGCCAGACCTGCATTGCACCCGACCATATTTATGTCCATGCCAGCGTCAAGGATGAGTTCCTGGAACACTGCCGTGCGGCCTTGGAGGCGGCTTATGGCAAGACGGCGCAGCAGGCCGACAGTCCCGACCTGGCGCGTATCGTCAACCAGCGCCATACCGCACGCATCAAAAACTTGCTGGACGATGCCACCAGCCGCGGCGCCCGGGTCGTCACCGGCGGATTGGTGGATGAATCACAACGCTATATTGCACCGACGCTGATCGACGGTATTCCGGACGATGCCAAGATCATGAGCGAGGAAATTTTTGGGCCGCTGCTGCCGATCATCGCTTATGAACAACTCGATTCGGTGATCGCCCGCATCAATGCCGATCCGAAGCCGCTGGCCCTGTATATCTGGAGCCGCAAGCAGGAACACATCGCCAGGGTGATGCAGCAGACCACTTCCGGCGGCGCCTGTATCAATCACTGCGTGGTGCAATTCCTGCACGGGAACCTGCCGTTCGGTGGCGTCAATAATTCCGGTATCGGCAGCGGCCACGGCCATCACGGTTTCCTGGCTTTTTCGCATGAACGGGCGGTGGTGCGCACCCGCATCATGCTCGCCAGCATGTTCTATCCGCCTTACAGCGGCTGGACGCGCAAGCTGGTTGCCTTGTTTATCAAAACGGTGTGACGTTGCGTCTTTGCCGCAACCGAATTAAGTGAAATCGGTTGCCGCGACAAAGATGGCAACCAAAGATTCCAGTCCTAGCTGGTCTTCGGACGGAAGCGGTTGAGGCTCGGACTGTCGATGTCGAATACGCCCAACACGCGGCCGTCCTTGATGACCGGAATGACGATTTCGGCGTTCGATGCCGAGTCGCAGGCAATATGCCCTGCGAAAGCATGTACGTCCGGTACGAGGATAGTACGGCGCTCCGCAGCCGCCGTGCCGCAGACGCCTTTGCCAAACGGGATACGGGCGCAAGCGACCTTGCCCTGGAATGGCCCAACCAGCAATTCCTCCGCATCGCTGCCAGCAACTGCCTTTTTGGCCGGCGCCGTCCAATAAAAGCCAGCCCAGTTCAGGTCCGCAAGGGATTGGTAAATGAATGCCGAAAATTGCGCTGCATTGGCGGTCTGGTTGCGCTCGCTTTCAAGAATGCTTGTGATCTGGCGTGCCAGGAGAGAGTAGTCGACGTTGATGTCGGCAGGCGCTGAGGTGAACATGCAAATCCCTAACAAATATGTGATCAAAATTGCCTGTAATGTGCCGCCCGTTGTTGATGGCGCACTTCTGGATATCATCTGAACTAGGCAGATGAATCGACGCAGCATTTTAGCCTACATGAATGAAAGGTCGCGCCGATATCGAATGCTCGATTTTCCTGATATCACACCGCTGTGCTCGATAGCGGGGAAGGGTGGCATTTATTTTCAATATATTCAACTAGATATAGCGATGGTTATTATGAATCGGCATAATCCATATTTTTTCATTCTTCCAAGGCGCAGTTCCATTCTTCAAATTAACCTATCCATGTATCAATATTCTTGCTTTTATTGCATCGCAAGACTGGCTGCATCAACAGAGTCAAATGTTGCAAGCAGATGACATATTGACGACAGAAAACACATAAATTAAGTCATAAATGTCATAAACAGCTGTCAAAAAACAACATAAATCCGCTTCATCAGTTAATCGACGAAAAAAATAAAGAAAAATCTGGAAAACCGATGCATTTTTTTTGTGAATTGGTAATATCCACTCCGTCCAGTTTGTAACAATTAGTAACTGTTGGTAATAGTTAGTAATAATTTGAGGCGCTCATGAAATGTCCTTATGGACAGCTTGGGCACTGCTTATCAAGCGGGATATCTGGATCGGATAATTTTGATATAACTAGAGGGAAGAAATGAAGAAAACTGCATTCGCACTGGCAGCACTCAGCCTGATCGGCGCCAGCGCCCAGGCGCAAACCAACGTCACTATTTATGGTGTGATCGACACCAGCCTGACCTACACCAGCAAAGTCGGTCCAAAAAACGATAGCCGTTTCAGTGTTGATTCTGGCGATCTGTCGACTTCCCGCATCGGTTTCAAGGGCACGGAAGATCTGGGCAATGGCTTGAAAGCGATATTCCAGCTGGAAAACGGCTTCAATGCGGACGATGGTTCCCTGGCAACTGCCAGCACATTGTTTGACCGCAAATCGGTAGTCGGTCTGTCGGGCTCGTTCGGCACTGTGACCCTCGGTCGTCAAACCGACTTCCTGGAAGACATCGGCAACAAGTACACATCGGTCCAGACATTCGGCGGCAACGGCGTCAAGGGCGGTCACTTCAACAACCTCGACCGCGTTTCCGGCACCCGCGCCAACAACTCGATCCGTTATGACAGCAGCAACCTGAGCGGTTTCACAGGCAGCTTGTTCTACGGCTTCGGCGAAGTGGCGGGTCAAACTTCGGCAGGTCAATCTTTCGGCCTGGGCGGTAACTACGCCAACGGTCCGTTCGGCATCGGCCTGGCATATTTCCAGACCAAACTGGCCGCTGACGCGTTGCCTACCAAGGCTGGCGACACCGACCTGAAAACCTTCACCCTGGGCGCCAGCTATCAAGCCGGCCCTGCGAAGATCTATGGCGCGTGGTCGCAGGCTAAGCGTCCGCTGGCGACAGCGGTTGCATCGACTGGTCTGGTTAACATCACGACAGCAACCAAAGCCAACATTTTTGACGTGGGTGTCGATTACGCGGTAGCCGCCAACCTGCATCTGCTGGGCAGCGTGATTTATGATCGCGCCGACATCAGCCGCAAGACAACTGGTTCGACCAAGGGTTCGACTACCCAGCTCAATCTGGGCGTCGACTACTTCCTGTCGAAGCGTACCGACGTCTATGCGTTGTACAGCAACCAGCGCGCCAGCGATGTCATCAACCCAGGTGTGATCAACGGTGCTTATTCCAACTCGCCGGCGGATGACAGCAGCCAGAACGTATTGCGCGTGGGCTTGCGCCACAAGTTCTAATGGCGTTGCGCGGTCAAGACCGTGTGTGTTGCATGCCGATCATGTAGCCTAAGCACCGGCATTGGCCGTGCACATCAAGAAGTGCATCAGCGGTGTCCTTGCCATGTCGGCAAGGGCGCAGCTTTTTTATGGCTGCTTGCTTTCAGATATATTTGTAGAAGATCGTCGTCGCGCACTTCCTTCCGTCCGGCCACATGGCGTAGTCGGGAATGGTTCCACTGACTTGCCAGCCGCGACGCCGGTATAGCCGTTCCGCATCTCCGCCGGTAGCGGTATCCAGAACCAGCAAGGTTTTTCCAGCTAGCGCGGCTGCTCGTTCAGCCGCTGCCATCAACGCTTCCCCTGTGCCGGAACGGCGTGCCCTGCGATGCACAAGAAGCTTGGCAACATCGGCGCGGTGCGGCTGATTTTCCGGCTGGCTGAGTACTATCTGGACAGTGCCGAGAATCGTAGAGTCGGCATCTTGCGCCACCAGCAGTATGCGTTCGCCGGCGGTGACCCCGGCGCTCAACTTGCGCCAGAACGCCTGTGCCTGCTCCGCAGAAAACGGCTGCATGAAGCTGACGGAGGCGCCACCATCGACGCAATCTGCAAGCACTTCGCCGAGGGCCGCAATGATCGTTGGGTCGTCGATGGAATGCAATTGGCGAATTTGCACCTGATCTGACATGATGGCTCCTTATGGGCGCAATGCATCGGTGGTAATCGCCACCATGTATCGTGCGGGTTTGCGATGAGGGTTGTGGAATGCGGTGGGGCGGTCGAGGCGGAAGGCCAGGCAATCACCCGGTTCGAGCGAGTAGGTCTCGGCGCCGACCGTGATGTCGATTTTTCCATCCAATATCCATATCT
This DNA window, taken from Collimonas arenae, encodes the following:
- a CDS encoding DUF1801 domain-containing protein, with the protein product MKPIKNANVAKIFDGYPPRVRRKLLVLRQLILDTAAGTAGVGEIEEILKWGEPAYLTTKSKSGSTIRVGWKKSNPSQYAMYFNCQTSLIETFRTLFPDDFRFVGNRSIVFEEGDVLPVGALEFCIAAALTYHLDKMKKGHGSSWTGNSVVEYERQASSISKGKR
- a CDS encoding YXWGXW repeat-containing protein, translated to MKRILCAAALIAVSAAAFMPSQAMAQIGVNITIGTPPPPPRYEVVPPPRVGYVWAPGYWNWDGRRHVWAGGHWERARSGYLYDRPEWRQGPNGWELRRGGWRQGDDHGRYDNRRDDRRDDRHDDRHDDGDRYHCPPGQAKKGNC
- a CDS encoding aldehyde dehydrogenase family protein; protein product: MNTVTTQADTELDLTRKEILRVFDAQHATALRLRQSTKAERLQKIRKLKAALLAHRDAVIAAGQADFGKPAAEVELTEILPVIAEANDAIRKLGRWMKPKKVWPSRMMIGTSGYTQYEPKGRVLIVAPWNYPVNLSLGPLVSALAAGNTAIIKPSEMTPHASAVIGQIIREVFSEDEVAMFEGDAPVAQALLDLPFDHIFFTGSPVVGKIVMAAAAKHLTSVTLELGGKSPTIVDETADLKAAAQNILWAKYTNNGQTCIAPDHIYVHASVKDEFLEHCRAALEAAYGKTAQQADSPDLARIVNQRHTARIKNLLDDATSRGARVVTGGLVDESQRYIAPTLIDGIPDDAKIMSEEIFGPLLPIIAYEQLDSVIARINADPKPLALYIWSRKQEHIARVMQQTTSGGACINHCVVQFLHGNLPFGGVNNSGIGSGHGHHGFLAFSHERAVVRTRIMLASMFYPPYSGWTRKLVALFIKTV
- a CDS encoding porin — encoded protein: MKKTAFALAALSLIGASAQAQTNVTIYGVIDTSLTYTSKVGPKNDSRFSVDSGDLSTSRIGFKGTEDLGNGLKAIFQLENGFNADDGSLATASTLFDRKSVVGLSGSFGTVTLGRQTDFLEDIGNKYTSVQTFGGNGVKGGHFNNLDRVSGTRANNSIRYDSSNLSGFTGSLFYGFGEVAGQTSAGQSFGLGGNYANGPFGIGLAYFQTKLAADALPTKAGDTDLKTFTLGASYQAGPAKIYGAWSQAKRPLATAVASTGLVNITTATKANIFDVGVDYAVAANLHLLGSVIYDRADISRKTTGSTKGSTTQLNLGVDYFLSKRTDVYALYSNQRASDVINPGVINGAYSNSPADDSSQNVLRVGLRHKF
- a CDS encoding LysR family transcriptional regulator, with the translated sequence MPRNLDTNLLRTFVTVAEHASMTVAANALHLSQGAVSQQIKRLEEVLAGSLFERDPRGLRLTAAGERLFGKAKRLLSLNDEIWVDMTATAIEGQVRLGVPHDLVATCLPPVMKAYAEAFPQVEISLLCGSSPQLAEALALGSIDLAVIEEPVGPTAGECLSVERLVWVGAKAGAAHLKRPLPVSMVVDTCAFRPVVVAALQQNDLMWRTVFENGNIEATTATVRTDLAITAWLASTVPVDLDILSGDCGLPELPNFAINLHLSRHAASPATLELARHIRDHLTRRRQVA
- a CDS encoding GNAT family N-acetyltransferase, which translates into the protein MSDQVQIRQLHSIDDPTIIAALGEVLADCVDGGASVSFMQPFSAEQAQAFWRKLSAGVTAGERILLVAQDADSTILGTVQIVLSQPENQPHRADVAKLLVHRRARRSGTGEALMAAAERAAALAGKTLLVLDTATGGDAERLYRRRGWQVSGTIPDYAMWPDGRKCATTIFYKYI